The genomic stretch TTCGGtataatactacctctgtccaaaaCATGATATCGCGGTCATTCAACTTTAGACAAATTCCCGAcatctttttgttgttgttttggaCGAAGAAAGTAATAGCATAGATTGATTGTAAAAACAAAAGGTTTCTCAGCGAtaaatgggccgagcccatcCTGACTGTCGTGCGTGCGGCGCTGCCGTATCGCACGGAGCGGGCGGTCGATAGGAGCTCCCGACCGACCCGGACACGCCTCCTCTcccctctttctttctttctttcttgcgAGGGAGGCCAGGCTCCAGCAACAGCAAACTCCACACACCGCCCACCTCGTCGCGCTTGAGgtctccgtcgccgtcgccgccgccgcggaagccGCTAGCGTTTGAGCCCGCCGATCTCCGCCCggccgccatggacgcctcctCGCTCATGGGCTCCTCCTCCGACGCGCCCACCTCCGGGGAGCACCGGATGGGCACCACCATCGTCGGCGTCTGCTACAACGGCGGCGTCGTCCTCGCCGCCGACTCCAGGACCAGCACCGGTATGCTCCCCCTGCCTCCGATCCGTCCGTGCGCGCGCCTGGCCCCGGCGGTTTTCCCTTCGGCGTTGTTAGGTTTGGGCCGGAGATGGTGCCTCTCGTGTCTGATTTCGCTCGTAGATCGTGGGGAAATCAGGGGCGAAGAttcgcgcttcgccgcgccgcctgcaCTTTGTCCTGGCAAATCGTTGCAGACGCTATAGAATATTACGTACATGCTAGTATCATTTCTTTCGATTGCAAATTGAAATTCCCAAGGAATCCCCATGAAAGGTCTAGCAAATAGCGTCATCTACTCGTGTCACTACCAAAGAGCATTGTGTCGTAGAACAAAGAATAGTCAACTAATTTGCAATCCATATATCCACATTATCATTGCTTTATTTTTAGTGTTATATTTGGAAAAATAGTTTTATTGGATTGatctgaacaaaggattgatgttGGATTCATCTGAACCCAATGGTTCTATACCAGCTCCAccacttggtgaaacctagggatAAACCTGCTGCGGTTGCTATATCTTTCGTAATTCGGTGTTTTGCGCTATGTTAGTTGCGACATCAGGGAAATTGTCTGTGTTTGCAGTCGACGAATAGTATAGGTTCTGGAAGGAAGCTGGACATTTTTACGCATAATATTTTTTTCAACGATAGTGTCCACCCCAAGCACGTTTGTGGGCAATACTAAAATTGATCGTTGTTGCCCATATTGGCTCTCTTTCTTTGAAATGTACGTACTCATATTTTCTTCCtctaaccatgccaatatgttctTAAAAAATGTACATGGTGATACTTAGAAGACGTGCTCAATATGGACTCCATCAGTGTAAATGATTGTAACACCATGTATGTTTAATTCAAGAGCTCGAAGTGCTCTTACATATATGATATTATGGACTGCCTTGCCATAGAATTAGAGCCAACCGGACACAGGGTTTGTTATGATACTTATCACCAGGGCGGTGAAGGATTAGAAATATGTGCTTCCTTTGTTTGTCAAATCTGGAACCTTGAATAAATGCCAGCTTAGTACTTTTTACTGAGCTACTGGGCAACATGCCACCCTAAGGTGTTTACTGCTGTGCAATTTCCTTAGTGTTGCAAAGTCTTGCTGCTTATGTCCGAACACATGAAACCGGCATTggtttgttagttttatttgcttGGCTTAAAATCTGTCGTTGCCTTGTCTTAATTCACAGGAATGTATGTGGCGAACCGTGCTTCAGACAAGATTAGTCAGCTGACTGATAATGTCTATGTCTGCCGCTCTGGATCTGTAAGTGCTTATAACTGTGTTGAAGATTGGACACTTCTCATGCTGTTCTCTGTGTGTTATTGTGTTTTTGAGATTTAAGTAGACACTGTTGAGTTAGCCAATTTCATAGCTGATGTAAGTATGTAACTTTCATTTGTCTTATGGAAGAGTGGAACTCCCCGTGTTATATGACCTCATAATTATTGTTGATTTTCTGCTTTCTTGCTTGTCAGAAACCTCATTGTGTGTTCAGCAGTTCTCTTTCTCTCATATACATAACTTGTTTCTCACTATCTTGAAGGTTGTTGATACACAAGTTATTTCAGATTCTAACATAACATGTTTTTGTGATTTTGAGATTTGAGTAGACACTGTTGTGTTGTTAGATTTCATAATTAGTACCtatccctccgtcccatgaaacatttcttaactttgtctaaattttggtgtatcaccacactaaatagtgtctagatacacacAGATTTGGACAAAATTAAGACAAGTTTCATGGGATGGAGAGAGTATAACTTTCATTCTTCATTATTGTTCCCTAAATCTAACAGTAGCGCTTGTTTAATTTATGGTCTTATATtagtaaaaacaaaataaaaacactaGCTAGTAAGACAAGATCTTGGGTTATGGTTTTGCATGTCATCATTTTGTCATTGTCTTATCATTTCTTCTCTTCTGGAATAGTGGAACTCCCCGTTTTAAATGACTACATCATTAAAGTTTTTTTTCTGCTTTCTTCTTGGTAGCCAGAAATCCTGTTTTCTGTTCAAAAGTTTTCTGTCTCACATATAACATATTTATCCTTTTCATGCAGGCTGCTGATACACAAGTTATTTCGGATTATGTGCGTTATTTTCTCCACCAACACACGTAAGTACTATGCAAAACACTGTAAAGCAGGACTGCATTGAATGAGTTAAAATAGAACCTAGATCTCATATGTCAATATAAGTTTACAGTCAattcagtggcggagccacagcTAAGCTGTGTGGTCAAATGACTacactttttttttgacaaaacaaGCTAAAAGTGTGTAAAAATTACTAAAAATTTATACAAATAgatgtatttgactacacaacaTCAAGCTGACAACAGAGGGTTGCTGTTCAGGCTCCGCCACTGAGTCAATTGAGTATTTTATCTGCAAGATAGCTGATGTTATTTGTCCTTAATGTACAGTATTCAGTCTGGGCAGCCAGCTACCGTGAAAGTTGCGTCCAACTTGGTTAGGTTGCTAGCCTATCAGAACAAGGTATGTCCTTGGGCATTTGAGAACACAAGAATATTGATGGTGCTTAATTTCCTTTCACCTTCTTGAATGCTTTGCATCTCATTCTGATACTTGTTATCAATGTAGAGCATGTTGCAAGCTGGAATGATAGTTGGTGGATGGGATAAATATGAGGGAGGCCAAATCTACTCAGTCCCTCTTGGTGGAACGATTCTTAGGCAACCATTTGCAATTGGAGGTAAATGCATCATTCCTTCCCTATGTTTGAGCATAGATCCTTGAGTAGCTTGTATTACTCTCTTCCAACAAACCTTGTGCACTCTAGGTAGTACTCAGTTACCTGTGGGTTGTATGAAAGTTCTATTAAGCACTAACCGCAGCGAGCGCATTGCCTCCGCTTTTCTCTTTTCTGAAGGATTAAAGCGCTAAGCGCACACGTAAGCGCTAGGCGAAGCGCTTAAGTGTGTGCTTAGGAGTGCTTAATTTAACGCTAGCTGTATCACATTATAGTGGGATGTTAATCATATGTGCGCTTAGCGCTTTGTCTCCGCTTTTCTCTTTTCTGAAGGATTAAAGCGCTAAGCGCACACTTAAGCGCAATTAAGCGCTAGGCATGTTGCCTCCGCTCAGCGCTTAGGTGCGCTTTAGTGTGTGCTTAATTTAACACTAGTTGTATCACATTATAGTGGGCTGTTAATCATATTCCTTATCCTTGTTGAGTGCAACGTGGCTGTGCTGAGAAACATTGAGAATACAATTTTGCTAATGTAGCTTTAGTGTATGCTATACAAGGTGCAGGTTCTCATACTCCTATGTCATTTTTTACATTTTCAGGATCTGGTTCCAGTTACCTGTATGGATTGATGGATCATGAATGGAGAGATGGGATGACCCAGGAAGAAGCTGAGGTACATCAGTCAGTTTCTCCTTGGAAACTAGATATCAATAGATCTTTTGTGCTGAAAATGGTGTAACAGAACATAGTTTGTTGTATGAGTTTTAACTATTTTGTTCACATAGATGTTTCCTTGTTTGGTTGTTTTTCTTTGGTTATGGGAGTTAGGCTATGAAATCTCGCTCTTATATTTCCTTAAAAGTGGAATAAAGCTTCTTCATGGATTTTGCGTCAGTTTTGTTCATCATTGACATCGAGTAAAGTGATTGTCATATTGATGGCAAACTCCAGAATTGTAGAGCAGAAACATCATTTCTCAGTCAATGATTTGTATCCTTGTGATGTAGCTCCTAACATGGTTTTTCTTCTCCTGATCTTGACAGAAGTTTGTGGTGAAGGTGGTTTCCCTTGCTATTGCCCGTGATGGTGCTAGTGGAGGGGTTGTTCGCACCGTTACTGTATGCCCTCTTCTCATGCAAATTTCTTGCTTTGTCCCTTTGTTCAGAAGTACATAGTATCAGAGGAACTTGGATTAACTTAGACTTTTTTCCAATATATAGATGATAAAACCTGGCTGATTTGTAACCAGCAGTCAAACCTTGAAACCAGTATCTGACAGTATCTTCTGATGGTTTATAAAATAAGATCAGTTAAAATTTAAGACCAAATTTGTCATCTTCTGTGGGAAATATTTTATAGCTATGCTCCTGTTGGCCCTTGATTTTCAGAACTATTCTCAATTGGTTCATGTGCTGAAATACGCTAGGGTAGATAATTATAATTACCTTGAATAgctctttttttgcaaaaaaaaagtcatGGTTGGTTGCAAAACTGTGTATAATGCGTGGCTGTAAGGCAGACTGTCAACTTAAATGTTGTGTCCTTTATAAAATTTTAGTTTCCATCTTCTACTTGTTGCGTAAGAAGTTTGTTGTCTGTTTCCCAGAAGATTTGTGCCTACTTAGATATACTGATTTCTGatcttttttttcgagagtaaTAATATACTGATTTGTGATCATCACAGATAAACGCGGAGGGTGTTAAGAGGAGCTTTCACCCTGGTAACAAACTGCCACTGTGGCATGAAGAGCTGGAGCCCCAGAACTCTCTGCTTGATATTCTTGCCGCCGGGAACCCTGACGCGATGGTCCAGTGAACTTGCAGCGCAGACTTTCTTTGTCATCTTCGTACTGTACCTGGCTTGTTCTAGATTTGAACTAGATTCTGCTGAATTATGTTCATCTACTGCTCAATCAAAGGGTAGCTGTTTTGGGCTCCATGCTTCTCCATTACTATTGTCAACACAACTGAGGCTTGATTCTGGTGATGACTCTTTTGGTGAGTTCGGAACCAAGACACTCACTGTTATTCTTCGTATGACCTGTCCAGTCGTTGCTAATGCTTCCTGGCGAATCAAGCAagacctcgtcgtcatcgtcaaaTAAAAAATGCTTAAGCTAAAAATGCTTAAGCTCCTGGAGGTTTATTGCACTTCCTGGCAAATCAAGCAAagacatcatcaccatcgtcagaTAAAATAAAATCGGTTTTATTCTCATCTCATCTTCATCAAACTCTATTTCAAGATCACAGATTGGGAATTCTGTTGAGATACGTTGGATTCAGTCATGTTAAACCAAAACAACCTACATAAGAACTGAAAACATGAATGGCGACAAAGCCTCAGGTAACCTCATCCCCCTGAAATGCTTCAAAGACTTCCACTAGCACTGCAGCCAGAATCTGTCTATATTATTATACCACAAGCTGCAAACTACTGATGCACAGAACGAACCAATGGTCAATGCACATGAAGGTATGTACGCAGAAGGAGAAGGCCATGAAAATAAATACACAAGCTTCTTCAGAGAAATCCAATACTCCATAACATAACATTTCTTGGCAGTTTTCAGAACATGGGAGAGCATGAAACCCTCCAGCCAACCACTCAATGGTCGACTAATCACACACAGAGCCCTCTAATACAACAGTCCTAATACATTACATTACCAAGTTCCGAGTTTATGTACATGTCTTCCTCTAGGTCAGGACCGAACTCCCCCCACAAGGCAGATGGTGTTTACCAGAAACAAGACCACGAAAATGCTCAGTACGCATGGCTCGTGGGCTGCAGGGTGCCTTCAGCACGGTGCCGCTGGAGGCCACAGGCACAGTGAACAGATGTCAGGCTGAGGCAGCCGCTGATGATGAGGGAGTGCCTCTCAGGACAGGTGTGGAGTGACGGGAAGGAGTCGCAGACCGCCTGAACAGCTGGAGGTGTCAATGCTGTGCATTGGCTGATATTGAGGTTTGCCAGCCCGTCGATGTCCTTTGAGCTGCTGCTCCTCACTGCACCCCACCTCCCTCGTTTGCTCTTCACACAGCTGTTTGCGAGGGAGTACATGGCACGGTCGGTGATGTTCTGGCAGTAGTACATGCCCAAGGATCGAAGGTGAGGGCACCCACTTGCAAGAGCAATAACACTCTCGTCTGC from Lolium rigidum isolate FL_2022 chromosome 4, APGP_CSIRO_Lrig_0.1, whole genome shotgun sequence encodes the following:
- the LOC124646515 gene encoding proteasome subunit beta type-6-like, which codes for MDASSLMGSSSDAPTSGEHRMGTTIVGVCYNGGVVLAADSRTSTGMYVANRASDKISQLTDNVYVCRSGSAADTQVISDYVRYFLHQHTIQSGQPATVKVASNLVRLLAYQNKSMLQAGMIVGGWDKYEGGQIYSVPLGGTILRQPFAIGGSGSSYLYGLMDHEWRDGMTQEEAEKFVVKVVSLAIARDGASGGVVRTVTINAEGVKRSFHPGNKLPLWHEELEPQNSLLDILAAGNPDAMVQ